CCCGAAGGGCGGAATGTAAAGACTCCTGAAGAAGCTGCAGATATAGCCGCAGAGCTTGGTAAAAGAGTTGTGGTAAAAGCTCAGATCCATGCAGGCGGCAGGGGCAAGGGCGGAGGCATAAAACTGGCATCAACTCCTGAGGAAACAAAAGAGAATGCACAAAAAATTATAGGGATGACTCTTGTTACTCATCAGACAGGCCCGGAAGGAAAAGAAGTGCATTCGGTTTTAATCGAAGAAGCTCTTGGTGTAAAAGATGAACTCTATCTCGGTATGGTAGTTGACCGCCAGAGATCCTGTATAACAGTAATTGCATCCACGGAAGGCGGGATGGAGATAGAAAAGGTCGCTTCCGAGACACCGGAAAAGATAGTTACTGTTCCTGTTGATCCGGCAGTGGGCATACAGCCTTACATGGCAAGAAAGATTGCATACAGCCTTGCTCTCCCAAAGGAACTAATAAGAGATTGTGCTGCACTTGTTGCAAATATGTACAGACTTTTTATTGAGAAGGATGCATCGCTTGTTGAGGTTAACCCCCTTGTAGTTACAAATGACGGCCGTCTTCTTGCTGCTGATGCAAAGATTAATTTTGATGACAATGCAGTTCCGAAACATTCCGATATAGCCGAGCTGCGTGATATATCTGAAGAAGAGCCCACTGAA
The bacterium DNA segment above includes these coding regions:
- the sucC gene encoding ADP-forming succinate--CoA ligase subunit beta, with translation MKIHEYQAKALFRSYNIPVPEGRNVKTPEEAADIAAELGKRVVVKAQIHAGGRGKGGGIKLASTPEETKENAQKIIGMTLVTHQTGPEGKEVHSVLIEEALGVKDELYLGMVVDRQRSCITVIASTEGGMEIEKVASETPEKIVTVPVDPAVGIQPYMARKIAYSLALPKELIRDCAALVANMYRLFIEKDASLVEVNPLVVTNDGRLLAADAKINFDDNAVPKHSDIAELRDISEEEPTEVEASKYNLSYVKLDGDVGCMVNGAGLAMATMDIIQLHGGMPANFLDVGGGASPERVENAFRILLADKNVKAVMINIFGGIVRCDRVANGVVGAAKKLDVKVPIVVRLAGTNSELGGEILEKSGLKFSVASTLKEAAEMAVKAAVSA